One genomic window of Vibrio parahaemolyticus includes the following:
- the yajC gene encoding preprotein translocase subunit YajC: MFISQAHAAAEGAPAGGGFEMLIMLGMFAVIFYFMIYRPQAKRVKEHKNLMSSMGKGDEVLTSGGLVGKITKIAEDNDYISIELNANNEVVIKKDFITAVLPKGTLKSL, encoded by the coding sequence ATGTTTATTTCTCAGGCTCACGCAGCAGCAGAAGGCGCGCCAGCTGGCGGTGGTTTCGAAATGCTAATCATGCTTGGCATGTTCGCAGTGATTTTCTACTTCATGATTTACCGTCCACAAGCGAAACGTGTTAAAGAACACAAGAACCTAATGTCTTCTATGGGCAAAGGTGACGAAGTTCTGACCAGCGGCGGTCTAGTGGGTAAAATCACTAAAATCGCTGAAGACAACGACTACATTTCAATTGAGCTTAACGCGAACAATGAAGTTGTAATCAAGAAAGACTTCATCACTGCAGTGCTGCCAAAAGGTACGCTTAAGTCTCTATAA
- the secF gene encoding protein translocase subunit SecF yields MFQILKAEKSIGFMRWSKVAFVFSIFMIAASIFTLSTKWLNWGLDFTGGTLIEVGFEKPANLEEIRTALDAKGFGDATVQNFGSARDVMVRLRPRDDVSGETLGNQIIGAIKEGTGESVEMRRIEFVGPNVGDELTEAGGLAILVSLICILIYVSMRFEWRLAAGAVMALAHDIIITLGVFSFLQIEVDLTIVAALLTVVGYSLNDTIVVFDRIRENFRKMRKGDPADIMDASITQTLSRTLITSGTTLFVVIALFVQGGAMIHGFATALLLGITVGTYSSIYVASALALKLGIQKEHLMPPQVEKEGAEFDEMP; encoded by the coding sequence ATGTTTCAAATTCTAAAAGCAGAGAAGTCGATCGGCTTTATGCGTTGGTCAAAAGTGGCGTTCGTATTCTCAATCTTTATGATTGCCGCTTCTATCTTCACATTATCAACCAAATGGCTGAACTGGGGTCTAGACTTCACGGGCGGTACGCTAATCGAAGTTGGCTTTGAAAAACCAGCTAACCTTGAAGAAATCCGTACAGCACTTGATGCAAAAGGTTTCGGAGATGCGACAGTACAGAACTTTGGTAGTGCTCGCGATGTGATGGTGCGTCTTCGTCCTCGTGACGACGTTTCTGGCGAAACGCTAGGTAACCAAATCATCGGTGCGATCAAAGAAGGTACTGGTGAAAGCGTAGAAATGCGCCGTATCGAGTTTGTTGGTCCAAACGTTGGTGATGAACTAACTGAAGCGGGCGGTCTGGCGATCCTTGTGTCGCTCATCTGTATCCTGATTTACGTATCAATGCGATTTGAATGGCGTCTAGCGGCTGGTGCTGTAATGGCGCTGGCGCACGATATTATTATCACGCTGGGTGTATTCTCATTCCTACAGATTGAAGTGGACCTAACTATCGTGGCTGCGTTGCTAACGGTTGTTGGTTACTCGCTCAACGATACCATCGTAGTATTCGACCGTATTCGTGAAAATTTCCGCAAGATGCGTAAAGGTGATCCTGCGGACATCATGGATGCTTCGATTACACAAACATTGAGCCGTACGTTGATTACTTCTGGTACAACGTTGTTCGTAGTTATCGCACTGTTTGTACAGGGTGGGGCAATGATCCACGGCTTTGCAACGGCACTGTTGTTAGGTATCACGGTTGGTACTTACTCTTCTATCTACGTAGCATCTGCACTTGCTCTAAAACTGGGTATCCAGAAAGAGCACTTGATGCCACCGCAAGTAGAGAAAGAAGGCGCAGAATTCGACGAGATGCCATAA
- a CDS encoding CBS domain-containing protein, producing MIKVEDMMTRNPHTLLRTHTLRDAKSMMNALDIRHIPVVDANHHLQGLVTQRDILAAQESCLHPDDAEQSFTLDTPLYEMMHTNIMTAEPRAGLKESAIYMQKHKVGCLPIVHKGHLVGIITDTDFVTIAINLLELQEEVEPEEIEPDEEAL from the coding sequence ATGATCAAGGTTGAAGACATGATGACTCGCAACCCTCATACCTTGCTACGCACGCATACCTTGCGCGATGCAAAGAGCATGATGAACGCGTTGGATATTCGACATATTCCGGTTGTTGACGCCAATCATCACTTACAAGGCTTGGTGACTCAACGTGATATTCTTGCTGCTCAAGAATCCTGTTTGCACCCAGATGACGCTGAGCAATCTTTTACCCTCGATACGCCTCTCTACGAAATGATGCACACTAACATCATGACTGCAGAGCCAAGAGCAGGTCTAAAAGAGAGCGCCATTTACATGCAAAAGCACAAAGTGGGCTGCTTGCCTATCGTGCATAAAGGGCATCTGGTTGGAATTATTACTGACACGGACTTCGTTACGATCGCGATCAACTTGCTTGAACTGCAAGAAGAGGTTGAGCCGGAAGAAATTGAACCGGATGAAGAAGCGTTATAA
- the secD gene encoding protein translocase subunit SecD, whose translation MLNRYPLWKYLMVFFAIITAALYALPNIYGEDPAIQVTGARGASVDMSTLDAVTTALDKEHLSHKSIALENGSILVRFNDTDTQISARDVISEALGKDKIVALNLAPSTPDWLEAIGASPLKLGLDLRGGVHFLMEVDMDAAMEKLVGQQEEAFRSELRDAKIRYRAIRPSGKEGVEVLLRDEEQLAEAKRTLTKNHPDMNFVESDSNGRYALIATFTEQRLQEIRNYAVEQNITILRNRVNELGVAEPLVQRQGASRIVVELPGVQDTARAKEILGATATLEFREVDDKADLAAAANGRAPAGSEIKQDRDGRPVVLKKRVILSGASITDASSSVDEYGRPQVNISLDSEGGNKMSAFSKKNIGKLMATVFAEYKDSGRKTPEGKVILTKHEEVINQATIQSALGRNFRITGIDSAAEAHNLALLLRAGALIAPISIVEERTIGPSMGQQNIDMGIQACVWGMVAVMLFTLLYYRGFGLIANIALMANLVLIIGVMSMIPGATMTLPGIAGIVLTVGMAVDANVLIFERIREELRDGRSPQQAIHQGYANAFSTIADANITTLITAIILFAVGTGAVKGFAVTLSIGILTSMFTAIIGTRCIVNLLYGGKRVDKLSI comes from the coding sequence GTGCTAAACCGTTACCCATTATGGAAGTACTTGATGGTGTTTTTTGCCATCATCACCGCTGCATTGTATGCACTTCCAAATATCTACGGTGAAGATCCGGCTATTCAAGTTACAGGGGCGCGTGGCGCCTCTGTAGATATGTCAACGCTGGATGCTGTCACCACTGCTCTTGATAAAGAGCATCTCTCTCATAAATCCATTGCTCTCGAGAATGGATCAATTCTTGTTCGTTTCAACGACACTGATACTCAAATTAGTGCTCGTGATGTCATCAGCGAAGCGCTTGGCAAAGACAAAATTGTTGCACTTAACCTTGCTCCTTCTACTCCAGATTGGCTAGAAGCAATTGGTGCGTCGCCACTTAAACTAGGTCTTGACCTACGTGGTGGTGTTCACTTCTTGATGGAAGTGGATATGGACGCAGCAATGGAAAAGCTTGTTGGTCAACAAGAGGAAGCTTTCCGTAGTGAACTTCGTGACGCTAAGATTCGTTACCGTGCAATCCGTCCTTCTGGCAAAGAAGGGGTGGAAGTGCTGCTACGTGACGAAGAGCAACTGGCTGAAGCGAAGCGCACGCTAACGAAGAATCATCCGGACATGAACTTTGTCGAGTCTGATTCGAATGGTCGTTACGCTCTTATCGCCACTTTTACTGAGCAACGTTTGCAAGAGATTCGTAACTACGCTGTAGAACAAAACATCACGATTCTACGTAATCGTGTAAACGAGCTGGGTGTTGCTGAGCCGCTTGTGCAACGTCAAGGCGCTAGCCGCATCGTTGTTGAGCTGCCAGGTGTTCAAGATACTGCTCGTGCGAAAGAAATTCTCGGTGCTACGGCAACCCTTGAATTCCGTGAAGTTGATGATAAAGCTGATTTAGCAGCGGCGGCGAATGGCCGTGCACCTGCGGGCAGTGAAATCAAACAAGATCGCGATGGTCGTCCTGTTGTACTTAAAAAGCGTGTCATCCTAAGCGGCGCTAGCATCACGGATGCAAGTTCTAGTGTGGATGAATACGGTCGCCCTCAAGTTAACATCTCGCTAGACAGCGAGGGTGGTAACAAGATGTCGGCGTTCTCGAAGAAAAACATTGGTAAGTTAATGGCTACCGTGTTTGCTGAGTACAAAGACAGCGGTCGTAAAACGCCTGAAGGCAAAGTTATCCTGACTAAGCACGAAGAAGTGATTAACCAAGCAACGATTCAATCTGCACTTGGCCGTAACTTCCGTATTACAGGTATCGACTCTGCTGCTGAAGCGCACAACCTCGCACTTCTATTACGTGCAGGTGCACTTATCGCACCGATCTCTATCGTTGAAGAACGTACCATTGGTCCGTCAATGGGTCAGCAAAACATCGACATGGGTATCCAAGCGTGTGTTTGGGGTATGGTAGCTGTAATGCTATTTACTCTGCTTTACTACCGCGGCTTTGGTCTGATTGCCAATATTGCGTTGATGGCTAACTTAGTGTTGATCATTGGTGTGATGTCGATGATTCCAGGGGCAACGATGACGCTGCCAGGTATTGCCGGTATCGTATTGACTGTGGGTATGGCCGTCGATGCTAACGTACTGATCTTTGAACGTATCCGTGAAGAGCTGCGAGATGGACGTAGTCCACAACAAGCGATTCACCAAGGTTACGCCAACGCATTTAGTACCATTGCCGATGCGAACATCACGACGCTTATCACTGCAATCATTCTGTTTGCTGTTGGTACAGGTGCAGTGAAAGGTTTCGCAGTTACTCTATCTATTGGTATCTTAACTTCAATGTTCACCGCCATCATTGGTACACGTTGTATCGTGAACCTACTGTACGGTGGCAAACGCGTTGATAAATTGTCGATCTAA
- the trmJ gene encoding tRNA (cytosine(32)/uridine(32)-2'-O)-methyltransferase TrmJ: MLDQVKVVLVGTSHSGNIGSAARAMKVMGLSQLVLVDPQCEVDEQTLALAAGAADIAQNAQVVSTLEEAIEDCGLVVGSSARSRTLEWPMLEPRECGEKFAVEGQKHPVALVFGRERTGLTNEELQKCHYHVCIPANPEYSSLNLAMAVQTLSYEVRVAHLNLEQKQFSPVEVEEYPRHKELEMFFDHLEKVIVETQFINKEQPGQVMNKLRRLFSRARPETQELNILRGILTSIEKKL; this comes from the coding sequence ATGTTGGATCAAGTAAAAGTCGTACTCGTAGGTACCTCACATTCTGGCAATATTGGCTCAGCAGCCCGAGCAATGAAAGTGATGGGTTTAAGCCAACTTGTATTGGTCGATCCACAATGTGAAGTGGATGAACAAACGCTAGCACTGGCCGCTGGTGCCGCTGATATCGCTCAGAATGCTCAAGTCGTAAGCACACTGGAAGAAGCTATTGAAGACTGTGGTCTTGTGGTCGGTTCAAGTGCTCGCTCTCGCACATTAGAATGGCCAATGCTTGAGCCACGTGAATGTGGTGAAAAGTTTGCAGTTGAAGGCCAAAAACATCCGGTAGCTTTAGTGTTTGGGCGTGAAAGAACAGGCCTAACTAACGAAGAGCTACAAAAGTGCCACTATCATGTATGCATTCCTGCTAACCCTGAATACAGTTCCTTGAACTTAGCGATGGCGGTTCAAACGCTAAGCTATGAAGTTCGTGTTGCTCATCTTAATCTTGAGCAGAAACAATTCTCACCAGTTGAAGTCGAAGAGTATCCTCGTCATAAAGAGCTAGAAATGTTCTTTGACCATCTTGAAAAGGTCATCGTAGAGACCCAGTTTATAAACAAAGAACAACCTGGCCAGGTGATGAATAAGTTGCGTCGTCTTTTCTCTCGAGCACGACCAGAGACTCAAGAGTTGAATATTCTTCGCGGTATTTTGACCTCGATTGAAAAGAAGCTCTGA
- the iscR gene encoding Fe-S cluster assembly transcriptional regulator IscR, with the protein MKLTSKGRYAVTAMLDVALHSQQNPVPLADISERQGISLSYLEQLFSKLRKAGLVASVRGPGGGYRLGADAHSIAIGTVIAAVDESVDATKCQGKGDCQGGTRCLTHTLWRDLSSRISDFLNNITLGELMTDNEVLEISDRQDIDLAVTHGLSNKNTTAAPIGVNVRS; encoded by the coding sequence ATGAAACTTACATCTAAAGGAAGATATGCGGTGACAGCCATGCTGGATGTGGCACTGCATTCGCAACAAAACCCTGTACCTCTTGCTGATATTTCAGAACGTCAGGGGATCTCGCTCTCTTACTTAGAGCAGCTTTTTTCTAAATTGCGTAAAGCAGGTCTCGTTGCCAGCGTTCGTGGTCCTGGTGGTGGTTACCGACTTGGTGCCGACGCACATAGTATCGCTATCGGTACTGTGATTGCGGCCGTTGATGAGTCAGTTGACGCAACCAAATGTCAGGGCAAAGGAGATTGCCAAGGCGGGACTCGTTGCTTAACTCATACGCTATGGCGTGACCTAAGTTCTCGCATTAGTGACTTCTTGAATAACATCACTCTTGGTGAGTTGATGACAGACAATGAAGTGCTAGAAATTTCTGATCGTCAGGATATTGATCTGGCGGTAACTCATGGGCTTTCAAACAAAAATACAACCGCCGCGCCCATCGGTGTAAACGTCCGCTCTTAG
- the aceA gene encoding isocitrate lyase: MTLTRRQQIEALEKDWATNPRWKNVKRTYTAEEVVELRGSMVPANTIAQRGADKLWSLVNGSAKKGYVNCLGALTGGQAVQQAKAGIEAIYLSGWQVAADNNTASTMYPDQSLYPVDSVPSVVKRINNSFRRADQIQWANGKSPEDEGGIDYFLPIVADAEAGFGGVLNAYELMKSMIEAGAAGVHFEDQLASVKKCGHMGGKVLVPTQEAVQKLVAARLAADVSGTTTLVIARTDANAADLLTSDCDPYDKDFIEGERTQEGFYRVRAGIDQAISRGLAYAPYADLIWCETATPCLEEARKFAEAIHAEYPDQLLAYNCSPSFNWEKNLDAETIAKFQQELSDMGYKYQFITLAGIHNMWFNMFELAHAYAQGEGMRHYVEKVQRPEFQAAEKGYTFVAHQQEVGTGYFDRMTNTIQGGNSSVTALTGSTEEDQF; this comes from the coding sequence ATGACATTGACTCGCCGCCAACAAATTGAAGCTCTGGAAAAAGACTGGGCAACGAATCCACGCTGGAAAAACGTAAAGCGTACGTATACTGCAGAAGAAGTCGTAGAACTGCGTGGCTCGATGGTACCAGCAAATACAATCGCACAACGTGGTGCTGATAAGCTGTGGTCACTGGTCAACGGCAGTGCGAAAAAAGGTTATGTAAACTGTCTTGGTGCACTGACAGGTGGTCAAGCCGTACAACAAGCGAAAGCGGGTATCGAAGCGATTTACCTATCAGGCTGGCAGGTAGCGGCAGATAATAACACTGCATCGACTATGTACCCGGATCAGTCGCTATACCCAGTGGACTCAGTGCCTTCAGTGGTTAAACGCATTAACAACTCTTTCCGTCGTGCTGACCAAATTCAGTGGGCGAATGGCAAGTCTCCTGAAGATGAAGGTGGTATTGATTACTTCCTACCAATCGTAGCGGACGCAGAGGCGGGCTTTGGTGGTGTGTTAAACGCATACGAACTGATGAAGTCGATGATCGAAGCTGGTGCCGCTGGTGTTCACTTTGAAGACCAACTCGCTTCGGTTAAAAAATGTGGTCACATGGGCGGTAAAGTACTGGTTCCGACGCAAGAAGCGGTACAAAAACTGGTAGCTGCGCGTCTTGCTGCAGACGTTTCTGGTACAACAACGCTAGTTATTGCACGTACTGATGCGAACGCGGCAGACCTGCTAACTTCAGATTGCGACCCATACGATAAAGACTTTATTGAAGGTGAGCGTACTCAAGAAGGCTTCTACCGTGTACGTGCAGGTATCGACCAAGCGATTTCTCGTGGTTTGGCTTACGCACCATATGCAGACTTGATTTGGTGTGAAACTGCGACGCCGTGTCTAGAAGAGGCGCGTAAGTTCGCAGAAGCGATTCACGCTGAGTACCCAGATCAACTGCTAGCATACAACTGTTCACCATCGTTCAACTGGGAGAAAAATCTCGATGCAGAAACCATTGCGAAGTTCCAGCAAGAGCTTTCAGACATGGGCTACAAGTACCAGTTCATCACGCTAGCGGGTATCCACAACATGTGGTTTAACATGTTTGAATTGGCACACGCTTATGCGCAAGGTGAAGGTATGCGTCATTACGTTGAGAAAGTTCAACGTCCTGAATTCCAAGCAGCAGAGAAAGGCTACACCTTCGTGGCTCACCAACAAGAAGTGGGTACAGGTTACTTCGATAGAATGACGAACACCATCCAAGGTGGTAACTCATCTGTCACTGCGCTTACCGGTTCGACCGAAGAAGACCAATTCTAA
- the queA gene encoding tRNA preQ1(34) S-adenosylmethionine ribosyltransferase-isomerase QueA, whose translation MQVSDFHFDLPDELIARYPQPERTASRLLQMDGNTGELIDGTFTDVLNQVQAGDLVVFNNTRVIPARMFGRKESGGKLEVLVERMLDEKSILAHVRCSKSPKPGTTIIVGENDEYSAEMVARHDALFELKFNSDKTVLEILEEIGHMPLPPYIDRPDEDADKERYQTVYNQKPGAVAAPTAGLHFDDVLLDKIKAKGAEFAYVTLHVGAGTFQPVKVDNINDHHMHAEYVEVPQEVVDAINATKARGGRIIAVGTTSVRSLESAAQDALKKGTELVPFFGDTEIFIYPGYEYQLVDCLITNFHLPESTLIMLVSAFAGYENTMNAYKHAVENKYRFFSYGDSMFIKKKTI comes from the coding sequence ATGCAAGTATCAGATTTCCATTTCGACCTTCCAGATGAACTCATCGCTCGTTACCCTCAACCAGAGCGTACCGCAAGCCGACTACTACAAATGGACGGCAATACTGGCGAGCTTATAGATGGCACATTTACTGATGTGTTAAACCAAGTTCAAGCTGGTGACTTAGTGGTTTTCAATAATACCCGTGTTATTCCAGCGCGTATGTTTGGTCGTAAAGAATCTGGCGGTAAGTTAGAGGTGCTAGTGGAGCGCATGCTAGATGAGAAAAGCATTCTTGCGCACGTTCGCTGCTCTAAATCACCAAAACCAGGTACTACCATTATTGTGGGTGAGAATGACGAATACTCAGCGGAAATGGTGGCTCGTCACGACGCTCTATTCGAACTGAAATTTAACTCTGATAAGACGGTATTAGAAATCCTTGAAGAAATTGGCCACATGCCACTTCCTCCATACATTGACCGCCCAGATGAAGACGCAGATAAAGAGCGTTACCAAACCGTATATAACCAAAAACCAGGCGCAGTAGCAGCACCTACGGCTGGCCTGCACTTTGATGACGTTCTTTTAGATAAGATCAAAGCCAAAGGCGCTGAGTTCGCTTACGTTACACTACACGTCGGTGCAGGTACGTTCCAACCAGTAAAAGTGGATAACATCAACGATCACCACATGCATGCAGAGTATGTAGAAGTACCGCAAGAAGTGGTGGATGCAATCAATGCAACTAAAGCTCGCGGTGGTCGCATCATAGCAGTGGGTACAACATCAGTACGTTCACTCGAAAGTGCAGCGCAAGATGCATTGAAGAAAGGCACTGAATTGGTTCCATTCTTCGGCGATACTGAAATTTTTATCTATCCTGGTTACGAATACCAGCTGGTGGATTGCTTGATCACTAACTTCCACTTACCAGAATCAACATTGATCATGTTGGTGAGTGCGTTTGCTGGTTACGAGAACACCATGAATGCTTACAAGCATGCGGTGGAAAACAAATACCGTTTCTTCTCGTACGGTGATTCAATGTTCATCAAAAAGAAAACGATTTAG
- a CDS encoding S1 family peptidase, whose translation MYKKLFALMAAAMSVQSAQAIVLGSVESNPADRVAIRASNMAEFQNCGGTMVTDQWVMTAAHCVVMGQGSNEASYYVTQPGELSITARVHNLHDTSIDNYYTVSHVVVHPNYTRISKADVDSKGNVKPIQTALDNDIALLYLTRPVTGVNVADLATKEDMISIEARLAADWNDNYDTNQRTENVQVYGWGTTTPMASEASPLLQTTQIGFLPIDKCYDRLEIGNSYPGLINSRTNETKICTVPTFNRILEPSSSTQYGNSACKGDSGGPLLDIATGKQIGVVSGGPLVLPTCGSLTIPSFYTKVSNYYDWVQSYITADTPPNRYITEPNFIINAREEAGKECHDGIATNNCDFKGSDDDGGSLNLWLLALLAPLAWWRRREA comes from the coding sequence ATGTACAAAAAATTATTTGCACTGATGGCTGCTGCAATGAGTGTCCAATCCGCTCAGGCCATCGTTTTGGGCAGTGTGGAGTCAAACCCTGCAGATCGCGTTGCGATTCGAGCCAGTAACATGGCGGAATTTCAAAACTGTGGCGGCACTATGGTCACTGACCAGTGGGTAATGACTGCGGCCCACTGTGTCGTAATGGGGCAAGGTTCGAACGAAGCGAGCTATTACGTTACCCAACCGGGTGAACTGTCTATCACCGCTCGTGTACATAATCTTCACGATACGAGTATCGACAACTACTACACCGTTTCGCATGTCGTCGTGCATCCAAACTACACTCGTATCTCGAAAGCGGATGTTGACAGCAAGGGGAATGTGAAGCCTATTCAAACGGCGCTCGATAATGACATTGCGCTGCTTTACCTTACTCGCCCAGTTACTGGGGTGAATGTGGCTGACCTCGCCACAAAAGAAGACATGATCAGCATTGAGGCACGATTAGCTGCGGATTGGAACGATAACTACGACACCAACCAGCGAACTGAAAATGTTCAGGTTTATGGATGGGGAACAACAACGCCAATGGCATCGGAGGCTTCTCCTTTGTTACAAACCACTCAGATCGGTTTTCTTCCTATAGACAAGTGTTATGATCGTCTGGAAATTGGCAACAGCTATCCGGGGTTGATTAACTCTAGAACCAACGAGACTAAGATCTGTACAGTGCCTACATTCAATAGGATTTTAGAGCCAAGCAGCAGCACTCAATATGGTAACTCTGCTTGTAAAGGGGACAGCGGTGGCCCGCTGCTGGACATTGCGACAGGAAAGCAAATTGGGGTCGTGAGTGGTGGTCCTTTGGTATTGCCGACTTGTGGCTCGCTGACCATTCCAAGTTTTTATACGAAGGTCAGTAACTACTACGATTGGGTTCAGTCTTACATTACTGCCGACACACCACCAAACCGTTACATCACTGAACCAAATTTTATCATCAATGCTAGAGAAGAAGCGGGCAAAGAGTGTCACGATGGTATTGCAACCAATAATTGTGATTTCAAAGGTTCCGATGACGATGGCGGCAGTCTAAATCTCTGGTTGTTGGCTCTGCTCGCTCCTTTAGCATGGTGGCGCAGACGCGAAGCTTAA
- the tgt gene encoding tRNA guanosine(34) transglycosylase Tgt — translation MKLKFDLKKKNGNARRGQLTFERGTVQTPAFMPVGTYGTVKGMTPEEVKGTGAEILLGNTFHLWLRPGQEVMKMHGDLHDFMNWHGPILTDSGGFQVFSLGKMRTITEKGVHFRNPVNGDKIFMDAEKSMEIQKDLGSDIVMIFDECTPYPATHNEAKKSMEMSLRWAQRSRDHFDKLENPNNLFGIVQGGVYEDLRDVSVKGLTEIGFDGYAVGGLAVGEPKEDMHRILEHTCPQLPEDKPRYLMGVGKPEDLVEGVRRGIDMFDCVMPTRNARNGHLFVTGGVIKIRNAKHKTDTTPLDPHCDCYTCQNYSKSYLHHLERCNEILGARLNTIHNLRYYQRLMESIRKAIDEDRFDEFVQEFYARRDREVPPLSKA, via the coding sequence GTGAAATTAAAATTCGATCTTAAGAAGAAAAACGGCAATGCGCGTCGTGGTCAACTGACTTTCGAACGCGGCACTGTCCAAACGCCAGCGTTCATGCCAGTCGGTACCTACGGTACGGTTAAAGGCATGACACCAGAAGAAGTAAAAGGCACTGGGGCAGAAATTCTGCTAGGCAACACGTTCCACTTGTGGCTGCGTCCTGGTCAAGAAGTGATGAAAATGCACGGTGACCTGCACGATTTCATGAACTGGCACGGTCCTATTCTTACCGATTCAGGCGGTTTCCAAGTATTCAGCCTAGGTAAGATGCGTACTATCACAGAGAAAGGTGTTCACTTCCGTAACCCTGTGAATGGCGACAAGATTTTCATGGATGCAGAAAAGTCGATGGAAATTCAAAAAGATCTAGGCTCTGACATCGTAATGATTTTCGACGAGTGTACGCCATACCCTGCGACACATAACGAAGCGAAAAAATCGATGGAAATGTCGCTACGTTGGGCTCAACGCTCACGTGATCACTTCGATAAGCTAGAAAACCCGAACAACCTATTTGGTATTGTTCAAGGTGGTGTTTACGAAGACCTTCGTGATGTATCGGTAAAAGGCCTAACTGAGATCGGTTTTGACGGCTACGCAGTGGGTGGTTTGGCGGTTGGTGAGCCAAAAGAAGACATGCACCGTATTCTTGAGCACACTTGTCCACAACTTCCAGAAGATAAGCCACGCTACCTAATGGGCGTAGGTAAACCGGAAGACTTGGTAGAAGGCGTTCGTCGCGGTATCGACATGTTTGACTGTGTAATGCCTACGCGTAACGCACGTAACGGCCACCTATTTGTGACTGGTGGTGTGATCAAGATCCGTAATGCGAAACATAAAACGGATACAACGCCGTTAGATCCGCATTGTGACTGTTACACTTGTCAGAACTACAGCAAGTCGTACCTTCACCACCTAGAGCGTTGTAACGAAATTCTAGGTGCTCGTCTGAATACGATCCACAACCTGCGTTACTACCAGCGTCTGATGGAAAGCATTCGTAAGGCGATTGATGAAGACCGTTTCGATGAGTTTGTTCAAGAGTTTTACGCTCGTCGTGACCGCGAAGTGCCACCACTAAGCAAAGCTTAA
- the suhB gene encoding inositol-1-monophosphatase — MHPMLNIAIRAARKAGNHIAKSLENTDKVESTLKGTNDFVTNVDKEAEYIIIDTIKQSYPEHCIVAEEQGLIEGKDKDVQWIIDPLDGTTNFVKGYPHFAVSIAVRIKGKTEVACVYDPMQNELFTAQRGAGAQLNSARIRVTPLKDLQGTVLATGFPFKQKQHSESYIKIVGSLFTECADFRRSGSAALDLCYVAAGRVDGYFELGLKPWDMAAGELIAREAGAILTDFAGGTEYMKSGNIVASSARGVKSMLKHIRENGNSAILK, encoded by the coding sequence ATGCATCCAATGCTAAACATTGCTATTCGCGCTGCGCGAAAAGCAGGCAATCATATTGCTAAATCATTAGAAAACACTGATAAAGTAGAATCTACACTTAAAGGCACTAATGACTTTGTCACTAACGTAGACAAAGAAGCAGAATACATCATCATCGATACTATCAAGCAGTCTTACCCAGAGCACTGCATCGTTGCTGAAGAACAAGGTCTTATCGAAGGTAAAGATAAAGACGTACAATGGATCATCGACCCACTGGATGGCACTACTAACTTTGTAAAAGGTTACCCACACTTCGCGGTTTCTATCGCTGTTCGTATCAAAGGCAAAACTGAAGTTGCTTGTGTTTACGATCCAATGCAAAACGAACTATTTACTGCACAACGCGGTGCTGGTGCTCAGCTAAACAGTGCACGTATTCGTGTTACTCCGCTGAAAGACCTTCAAGGTACTGTTCTAGCAACAGGTTTTCCATTCAAGCAGAAGCAACACTCAGAGTCTTACATTAAGATCGTTGGTTCTCTATTCACTGAATGTGCTGACTTCCGTCGTAGCGGCTCTGCTGCTCTTGACCTATGTTACGTGGCTGCTGGCCGTGTTGATGGTTACTTCGAGCTAGGTCTAAAACCTTGGGATATGGCTGCAGGTGAGCTTATTGCTCGTGAAGCTGGCGCAATCCTAACTGACTTTGCTGGCGGCACTGAGTACATGAAGTCTGGTAACATTGTTGCTTCAAGCGCTCGTGGCGTGAAATCTATGCTTAAGCATATTCGCGAAAATGGTAACAGCGCGATCCTTAAGTAA